A single genomic interval of Schistocerca americana isolate TAMUIC-IGC-003095 chromosome 2, iqSchAmer2.1, whole genome shotgun sequence harbors:
- the LOC124591951 gene encoding uncharacterized protein LOC124591951, with product MKMSSKGTTKRPNNMTLHMECYSEDLSPVQIDRRNKAKQKKTELKEVVENWRRSEGDLVTRISDDCFVLERLCTPLQPKPHVSKPVASVDVAPSIITDQPIMLQPRNVSSLVSHQPVMLPNPINKHQTSVRGQTTNSVITQPCGLLVRDTRRTRVMGVVSGSQPTSLAPHMVTTAPSMPKAVPLSSVAVPSLQVSSPMQAPGVIMNRNISLQSNNILQSPTIRPVNTVGIVLQSTNSAPSRYPAPVRVPLSENASASRPVNTTSGGIVTQHSPSIRVAHYGPRQSPVRATRIPQTSPTLRSRSHVALVRNVRPMMHAPRVTVPARSLMVQPVTVGRPPGVPANKNPSRLPNNPQVPPPNSASGAPVVDLTCDDSPSEIPADTREITFNKLIGKTFPSLVVTARPSIRVKEVTAVQLSEDRTELDKKVKKVLMFTPTKFSEWMIQEGLVRSDQYCQTHVTPYGEKIPLKLGIYSDVSKFPFSGGYVWISDCCPQRFVSVFSGSIFEGSPHPPTVLVKLIYHWVVQTSIQNVIQWVKVDNLYVKGFYTHLRSICTAAVAEKFSRMGGSNKKIEIGVVSLGITAHGGKSRNVKVEVLGIMDPVNKIVRLQAVEPIKMGDPDYQSRFVKLLNPVKEWVDKDSIILTDYTVDKPTLQAIGFKTIYQVPAGEEQTAQNKYSNHNVMNYLRNNVPKMFQNTLSLLSRQIIQQFLDELVWREQWGYTPYKGFHNMLTHMAEQVKLDSNESLLTRLSKIASDPFKCWTYSVLKTPPFTPAGVQFPAKLKDSEIQQSASQIPGDASTTPAVSGIDLLPQSIRETGPTDPAKPLKSVKKRSSASVESSDTKRIAIDSASQPATPTLSAKKRPNTSVESSDSKRIAVDSVSQPVTLTLPEEMVQLETFYYGQLPGEKHILEMEHKDTDDIVCQSCYQTFPNNTELLQHLICHAQPNGKDLPEININLQCRYCLKFFASQYALQVHVEEIHFNNSTSLVCRICERKFRTRVLLISHMQSTHFQLEMPYECGICKFRSSLHKDVVNHFHETHINTMKLQCPFCLKVVALSKRKQILAQNIFFFINHLQKHQRKSLCMKCSTCVLWFAHKDILKEHQTRDHRSFCDRQDEVIPFMNIAGVDIMMPKPPPAARKPCQMIIPKNVFTSSPNSKSLYTSKSFTDLKIVCVDEDALCNECEGRVMEDNHFATEISCACCSYATCCTKAMMDHVLIFHQDSIKNRSQFNMGRVSRLEKPMYCVCGFTSSSGNCLARHLALCDEKTAYPVPYCPKIVELSSASFPPLVTLDDTDNVSEDPSDRWLKAFVPPRKDDSDNSRSAPDKKLLEPQEKFTEHSEPPSVLNILGLMQKPSSDVTVVNSSAPNSPKVDDKQFADQEERETDPS from the coding sequence ATGAAGATGAGTTCTAAAGGGACAACAAAAAGACCAAACAACATGACTCTTCATATGGAGTGTTATTCAGAAGATCTGTCACCAGTTCAAATCGATAGGCGTAATAAAGCAAAGCAAAAGAAGACGGAACTGAAAGAAGTAGTAGAAAACTGGAGGAGAAGTGAAGGGGATTTAGTAACCCGGATTAGCGACGACTGCTTCGTTTTGGAACGGCTATGTACACCATTACAACCCAAGCCACACGTGTCGAAACCTGTCGCGTCTGTGGATGTAGCACCATCCATTATAACAGATCAACCGATCATGCTGCAGCCACGGAATGTATCGTCGCTTGTGTCTCACCAGCCAGTTATGTTACCTAATCCAATAAACAAACACCAAACAAGTGTTCGGGGCCAGACAACTAATAGTGTCATCACCCAACCTTGCGGTTTGCTAGTGAGAGACACAAGACGTACACGAGTTATGGGTGTGGTTAGTGGTTCTCAACCTACATCATTAGCTCCTCACATGGTAACAACAGCACCAAGTATGCCAAAGGCAGTACCACTCTCCTCTGTTGCAGTACCAAGCTTACAAGTTTCATCTCCAATGCAAGCTCCAGGAGTCATAATGAACAGAAACATTTCACTACAGAGTAACAATATTTTACAATCTCCAACAATTCGTCCGGTGAATACTGTTGGCATTGTTCTACAAAGCACGAATTCTGCACCATCAAGATACCCAGCACCTGTGCGTGTACCATTAAGTGAAAATGCTTCAGCATCCAGGCCAGTCAACACGACTTCAGGAGGTATAGTTACACAACATTCACCATCCATCCGTGTTGCACACTATGGACCACGTCAAAGTCCTGTTAGGGCTACACGTATTCCACAAACATCGCCTACACTCAGGAGCCGCAGTCATGTTGCTTTAGTAAGAAATGTTCGGCCAATGATGCATGCACCTCGTGTTACAGTTCCTGCACGTTCGTTAATGGTACAACCAGTAACTGTAGGAAGACCACCTGGTGTACCCGCTAATAAAAATCCCAGCAGActtccaaataacccacaagtcccCCCACCTAATAGTGCAAGTGGCGCTCCAGTGGTTGACCTTACATGTGATGACAGCCCAAGTGAGATTCCTGCTGACACTCGTGAAATTACTTTCAATAAGTTAATAGGGAAGACATTCCCATCACTTGTTGTGACAGCTCGTCCCAGCATACGGGTAAAAGAAGTTACTGCAGTGCAGCTGTCTGAAGACCGTACTGAATTAGACAAAAAAGTGAAGAAAGTGTTGATGTTCACGCCAACAAAGTTTTCTGAATGGATGATTCAGGAAGGGTTAGTTCGTAGTGATCAATACTGTCAAACACATGTAACTCCATATGGTGAGAAAATACCTTTAAAATTGGGTATATATTCTGATGTAAGTAAGTTTCCATTCAGTGGTGGATATGTTTGGATTAGTGACTGTTGCCCACAAAGATTTGTTTCTGTTTTCAGTGGTTCAATATTTGAAGGATCACCTCATCCTCCCACAGTACTTGTTAAACTCATATATCACTGGGTTGTACAGACAAGTATTCAAAATGTTATTCAATGGGTGAAAGTAGACAATCTCTATGTGAAGGGATTTTACACACATCTGAGAAGCATTTGCACAGCTGCAGTGGCTGAGAAATTTAGCAGAATGGGTGGTTCAAACAAAAAGATTGAAATAGGAGTTGTAAGCCTGGGAATAACAGCACATGGTGGGAAGTCACGGAATGTGAAAGTAGAAGTTCTGGGAATTATGGATCCGGTTAATAAAATAGTGAGGTTACAAGCAGTAGAGCCCATTAAAATGGGTGATCCTGATTATCAATCTCGTTTTGTAAAACTTCTAAATCCTGTTAAGGAATGGGTTGATAAAGACTCTATAATCTTAACAGATTATACTGTGGACAAACCCACTCTCCAAGCTATAGGATTCAAAACTATTTACCAGGTACCTGCAGGCGAAGAACAAACAGCCCAGAATAAATACAGCAATCATAATGTCATGAATTACTTGCGGaacaatgtcccaaaaatgtttCAAAATACTCTCTCTCTCCTAAGCAGGCAGATAATCCAGCAGTTTTTGGATGAGCTTGTTTGGCGTGAGCAGTGGGGATATACACCTTATAAAGGTTTCCATAATATGTTAACTCATATGGCGGAACAAGTGAAATTGGATTCCAATGAAAGTTTGCTTACTCGTTTATCAAAAATTGCTTCAGATCCATTTAAATGCTGGACATACAGTGTCTTAAAAACCCCACCCTTTACTCCAGCGGGAGTTCAGTTTCCAGCAAAATTAAAAGACTCAGAAATACAGCAGTCAGCTAGCCAGATACCTGGTGATGCCAGTACAACACCTGCTGTTAGTGGCATTGATCTGCTTCCTCAGAGCATACGCGAGACTGGACCCACAGATCCTGCAAAACCTCTGAAAAGTGTAAAGAAACGGTCAAGTGCATCGGTTGAATCTTCAGATACAAAACGAATAGCTATTGACAGTGCTAGTCAGCCAGCCACACCCACTCTAAGTGCAAAGAAACGGCCAAATACATCAGTTGAATCTTCAGATTCAAAACGAATAGCTGTTGACAGTGTAAGTCAGCCAGTTACACTCACTCTGCCAGAAGAAATGGTACAACTGGAAACATTTTACTATGGACAACTGCCAGGGGAAAAGCACATACTTGAAATGGAACATAAAGATACAGATGACATTGTTTGTCAGTCATGTTATCAAACTTTTCCAAATAATACTGAATTGTTGCAGCATTTGATTTGTCATGCACAGCCAAATGGCAAAGACCTGCCAGAAATTAACATTAATTTACAATGCAGGTACTGTTTGAAATTCTTTGCAAGTCAGTATGCTTTGCAAGTGCATGTTGAAGAAATTCATTTTAATAATTCCACAAGTCTTGTCTGCCGTATTTGTGAGAGAAAGTTTCGAACACGGGTTTTATTAATATCTCACATGCAGTCAACACATTTCCAATTAGAAATGCCATATGAATGTGGTATTTGCAAATTTAGGTCATCCTTACACAAAGATGTTGTAAACCATTTCCATGAAACACACATTAACACTATGAAGCTGCAGTGTCCATTCTGTCTAAAAGTGGTTGCACTTTCCAAGAGAAAACAGATACTTGcacaaaatattttcttcttcattaaTCATCTGCAAAAGCACCAAAGAAAATCTCTTTGTATGAAATGTAGTACATGTGTATTATGGTTTGCACATAAAGATATTCTTAAAGAGCATCAAACAAGAGATCACAGAAGTTTTTGTGATAGACAGGATGAAGTTATTCCTTTTATGAATATTGCTGGTGTTGATATAATGATGCCAAAGCCGCCACCTGCTGCGAGAAAACCTTGTCAAATGATTATTCCCAAAAATGTTTTTACTAGCTCTCCTAACTCAAAAAGTTTGTATACTTCTAAATCTTTCACAGACCTGAAAATTGTGTGTGTTGATGAGGATGCTTTGTGTAATGAATGTGAGGGGAGAGTAATGGAGGACAACCATTTTGCAACTGAAATATCTTGTGCATGTTGTTCGTATGCGACTTGTTGTACAAAGGCAATGATGGACCATGTGTTGATATTTCACCAAGACTCAATAAAGAACAGGTCACAGTTCAACATGGGCCGAGTAAGTAGATTAGAAAAACCCATGTACTGTGTGTGTGGGTTCACATCCTCCAGTGGAAATTGTTTAGCACGGCACTTAGCACTGTGTGATGAGAAGACAGCGTACCCAGTGCCATACTGCCCAAAAATTGTTGAATTGTCTTCTGCTTCTTTCCCTCCTCTTGTCACCCTTGATGATACGGATAATGTAAGTGAAGACCCAAGTGACCGTTGGCTTAAAGCATTTGTGCCCCCAAGGAAAGATGACAGTGACAATTCAAGAAGTGCACCAGATAAAAAATTACTAGAACCGCAAGAAAAGTTTACAGAACATAGTGAGCCACCAAGTGTCCTCAACATTTTAGGGCTGATGCAGAAACCATCCTCTGATGTAACTGTTGTAAACAGCAGTGCACCGAATTCCCCAAAGGTGGATGACAAACAGTTTGCTGACCAAGAAGAGAGAGAAACAGATCCTTCTTAA